In the genome of Gadus morhua chromosome 14, gadMor3.0, whole genome shotgun sequence, one region contains:
- the LOC115558994 gene encoding uncharacterized protein LOC115558994, protein MASYWSKRRRVLSNARETENEILQQLHLSTVNQAENAPPSLPDLALCGTTSEFENSPDQNTTDSDASEREDFSGLSSSDESEPDEMSLQAKLKQWASTFGITLVAVTALLSILRVHHSELPKDARTLLGTQKKIAVHALGGGEYHHFGLAKGILSKLNSIHLPSCLQTIRLQFNIDGLPIFKSSKVQFWPILAMLDCDYTKKPFIIGLFCGTGKPSSVYDYLKEFVNDLTQLLRNGLTFRGKPLKVMVCSFICDAPARAFVKQMKSHNGYSGCDKCNQVGVWQNKMTYPEINARLRSDEDFALMSDTDHHLRPSPLTGIVQMVTQFPIDYMHLCCLGVTKKLIIFWMKGKNLAIRQPSNVISAISSKLIALRPHIPSEFARKPRELTEIERWKATELRQFMMYSGPVVLKHNLPEEIFENFLLFSVGVFLLLSPNLSAPMIDFANRVLTAFVKSFGDLYGQGEIVFTVHQVIHLADVYKQFGALDRVSAFPYENFLGKVKKMLRKPQLPLQQVVKRLSEVPQTVTPPPSKQPLLYEMHKDGPLPLQFSTAKQYRKVVTTDFCLSTKTGNNCIAVGQDIGLVQNIVLSSGSVFIIYRRFGYKESHFTYPCPSSRIGCFQVHTLVDDLEVELLGDVSRKCVLFPDQNHYVAIPLLHQS, encoded by the coding sequence ATGGCCTCTTATTGGAGTAAAAGGAGGCGAGTCTTGTCCAAcgcaagggagacagagaacgagATTTTGCAGCAATTACATTTAAGTACAGTTAATCAGGCTGAAAATGCCCCCCCTAGCTTACCAGATCTAGCACTGTGTGGGACAACTTCAGAATTCGAGAACAGTCCTGACCAAAACACTACAGACAGTGATGCCAGTGAAAGAGAGGATTTTAGTGGGTTATCCAGCTCTGATGAAAGTGAGCCTGATGAAATGAGTTTACAAGCTAAACTAAAGCAATGGGCATCAACTTTTGGCATTACTCTTGTTGCAGTTACCGCTCTTCTATCAATATTGAGAGTACACCACTCTGAGCTGCCTAAAGATGCCAGGACACTTCTTGGCACACAAAAGAAAATAGCTGTGCATGCATTAGGTGGTGGTGAATATCACCATTTTGGATTGGCTAAGGGAATTTTATCAAAATTGAATTCAATCCATTTGCCTAGCTGCCTTCAGACAATTCGGTTACAATTCAACATCGACGGTTTACCCATTTTTAAGAGTTCCAAAGTTCAGTTTTGGCCAATTCTTGCGATGCTTGATTGTGATTACACAAAAAAACCTTttattattggtttgttttgtgGAACTGGAAAACCATCTAGTGTGTATGACTACCTCAAAGAATTTGTCAATGACCTTACCCAGCTACTGAGGAATGGATTGACCTTCAGAGGTAAACCTCTAAAGGTGATGGTGTGCTCGTTCATTTGTGATGCTCCAGCACGTGCTTTTGTGAAACAGATGAAGTCCCACAATGGGTACTCTGGGTGTGACAAGTGCAATCAAGTTGGCGTGTGGCAAAATAAAATGACATATCCTGAAATAAATGCCAGGCTTAGATCAGACGAAGACTTTGCTTTAATGTCAGACACAGATCACCACCTGCGACCTAGTCCCCTTACTGGCATTGTTCAGATGGTAACCCAGTTTCCCATTGATTACATGCACCTCTGCTGTTTGGGTGTAACAAAAAAACTCATTATTTTCTGGATGAAGGGCAAAAACCTGGCCATAAGACAGCCATCTAATGTCATCTCAGCTATATCATCTAAACTGATTGCTCTCCGTCCCCATATTCCATCTGAATTTGCCCGAAAACCACGAGAGCTGACAGAGATCGAAAGATGGAAGGCTACAGAACTAAGGCAGTTCATGATGTACAGTGGACCTGTGGTCCTAAAGCACAATCTACCAGAAGAGATTTTTGAGAACTTCCTGTTGTTTTCCGTGGGTGTGTTCTTATTACTCAGCCCCAACCTCTCTGCACCCATGATTGATTTTGCCAATCGAGTCCTAACAGCATTTGTTAAAAGCTTTGGAGATTTATATGGTCAAGGAGAAATTGTATTTACAGTTCATCAGGTGATACATCTAGCTGATGTGTACAAACAGTTTGGTGCCCTTGACCGTGTCTCTGCATTTCCTTATGAAAACTTCCTTggaaaagttaaaaaaatgttGCGAAAGCCTCAACTACCATTACAACAGGTAGTCAAGAGACTGTCAGAGGTGCCTCAAACTGTTACTCCACCTCCAAGTAAGCAGCCCCTTTTGTACGAAATGCACAAGGATGGTCCTTTGCCTCTGCAATTCAGTACTGCCAAACAGTACAGAAAGGTAGTAACAACAGATTTCTGCCTGTCAACAAAGACTGGGAACAACTGCATAGCAGTAGGACAGGATATTGGACTGGTCCAAAACATTGTGCTATCCTCTGGTTCAGTCTTCATCATCTACAGACGATTTGGGTACAAGGAATCCCATTTCACATATCCCTGCCCCTCCTCTCGAATAGGCTGTTTTCAGGTCCATACGTTGGTAGATGATCTTGAGGTTGAGCTCCTTGGGGATGTCAGCAGAAAATGTGTGCTTTTTCCAGACCAAAACCATTATGTTGCCATCCCTCTTCTTCACCAATCCTAA